A region from the Sandaracinus amylolyticus genome encodes:
- a CDS encoding thrombospondin type 3 repeat-containing protein, protein MRRIALVVGTLTCLLVAWTNHASAQPLGEFNVLRYHPAPGPNNYFGVDGAAVRGEVAGAAGVQLDYAHEPFTLYSATCEAGDAGCETTGIEANVVQYTAAAHLWGSIALFNRIQIGLNVPLVLTEGDAFPNPAGPGDLISSGSGFTLGDPRLHVKANLLDDASGLRLGLAAWVTAPVAVHIAEGRFVGDEDPSFGGHAIIEYVNQGVHVAGNVGGYWRDGDTLFSTVAGPALSYGLAFGYDITPLVMVFGEIQGSTAFSGQVDENPLEARLGGRLRVDDVVFELGAGAGLVAGVGVPVFRVLGGFAWAPQRADNDGDGIDDSMDSCPADREDLDDWHDDDGCPEPDNDSDGLADGADRCPNEAEDMDGDADDDGCPDLDTDGDGVHDGYDSCPTQAEDMDGDRDDDGCPDADRDRDNIEDSADQCPDQPEDTDGFGDEDGCPETDFDGDNLPDDGDQCPDQPEDADGFEDEDGCAEEAGPPPAEETPADRRRRGR, encoded by the coding sequence ATGCGCCGGATCGCCCTCGTCGTCGGCACGCTCACGTGTCTGCTCGTTGCGTGGACGAATCACGCGTCCGCTCAGCCATTGGGGGAGTTCAACGTCCTCCGCTACCACCCCGCTCCAGGCCCCAACAACTACTTCGGCGTCGACGGCGCCGCGGTCCGTGGTGAGGTCGCAGGCGCAGCGGGCGTGCAGCTCGATTACGCGCACGAGCCGTTCACGCTCTACAGCGCGACCTGCGAGGCGGGCGACGCAGGCTGCGAGACGACGGGCATCGAAGCGAACGTCGTCCAGTACACCGCGGCCGCGCACCTCTGGGGATCGATCGCGCTCTTCAACCGCATCCAGATCGGCCTGAACGTGCCGCTCGTGCTCACCGAGGGCGACGCGTTCCCGAACCCCGCGGGCCCCGGTGATCTCATCTCGTCGGGCAGCGGCTTCACGCTCGGCGATCCGCGGCTGCACGTGAAGGCGAACCTGCTCGACGATGCGAGCGGGCTGCGTCTCGGCCTCGCGGCGTGGGTGACGGCGCCGGTCGCAGTGCACATCGCGGAAGGGCGCTTCGTCGGCGACGAGGATCCGAGCTTCGGCGGCCACGCGATCATCGAGTACGTCAACCAGGGCGTGCACGTCGCCGGCAACGTCGGCGGCTACTGGCGCGACGGCGACACGCTCTTCTCGACGGTCGCGGGACCGGCGCTGAGCTACGGCCTCGCGTTCGGCTACGACATCACGCCGCTCGTGATGGTGTTCGGCGAGATCCAGGGCTCGACCGCGTTCTCCGGGCAGGTCGACGAGAACCCGCTCGAGGCGCGCCTCGGTGGCCGCCTGCGCGTCGACGACGTCGTGTTCGAGCTCGGCGCGGGCGCGGGCCTCGTCGCGGGCGTGGGCGTGCCGGTGTTCCGCGTGCTCGGCGGCTTCGCGTGGGCGCCGCAGCGCGCCGACAACGACGGCGACGGCATCGACGACTCGATGGACTCGTGCCCGGCCGATCGCGAGGACCTCGACGACTGGCACGACGACGACGGATGCCCCGAGCCCGACAACGACTCCGATGGCCTCGCCGACGGCGCCGATCGCTGCCCGAACGAAGCGGAGGACATGGACGGCGACGCCGACGACGACGGCTGCCCCGACCTCGACACCGACGGCGACGGCGTGCACGACGGCTACGACTCGTGCCCGACGCAGGCGGAGGACATGGACGGCGACCGCGACGACGACGGCTGCCCCGACGCCGATCGCGATCGCGACAACATCGAGGACTCGGCCGACCAGTGCCCGGATCAGCCGGAGGACACCGACGGCTTCGGCGACGAGGACGGCTGCCCGGAGACCGACTTCGACGGCGACAACCTGCCCGACGACGGCGATCAGTGCCCGGATCAGCCCGAGGACGCCGACGGCTTCGAGGACGAAGACGGCTGCGCCGAGGAAGCGGGCCCGCCGCCCGCGGAAGAGACGCCCGCCGATCGCCGCCGCCGCGGCCGCTGA
- a CDS encoding class I SAM-dependent methyltransferase has translation MTDREHGDGPDGEGSSPDTLALAERPSRRRTGRRRSLRVPVDEVPRRSTSPDGELAAVSTPEEQDPFAPMPTERTQVSAAVAAATTTSELGMELADVDLAEELDADELQVDDEPGAAAPSLEEEPTRIAATPSAPALGSPSTEPELERVRETDPGAQPAMSERPPPSQPPVDAERTSPGVTRAADEPRASMPSAQPAVIVSRVVAISSPPPAPTPTQAAAPTPSWPSHDEEPELSISESFDDLEVDVGDDERDMMSALADEELGDDALDAGDALDEDDALDDDAALDAAATARAPEDDGDEVSAAELELPDDELTDAAKPPPPPARAQRPADEEELAADDLEVEASGETDSLDPKKRSAPPPPPDKPARAAPPARPAGATSATPTAAAPASATATASSTATASSTTTAQEPAAEPARRSKKKGNWWEDFFNDDYLRTVPPPNPRQIARQCDFIEQRLALKEGSTILDVGCGLGLHAIELTRRGYLVVGLDLSLPMLSRAADEAQDQGFRINFLHADMREMNFDGAFDAVLCWGTTFGYFDDDQNRGVVERLHRALRPKGKLLLEVVNRDFVVPTQPNLVWFEGDGCVVMEETQANFITSRLTVKRTVILDDGRQRDNQYSVRLYSLHELGQILHQRGFRVVEVSGREATPGVFFGADSPKLIILAERRIQQAAPPPAPKKTGSMDAVDAPTTDSSESGAES, from the coding sequence GTGACCGATCGCGAGCACGGCGACGGTCCGGACGGCGAGGGCTCGAGCCCCGACACGCTCGCGCTGGCGGAACGCCCCTCGCGGCGTCGCACCGGACGGCGTCGCTCGCTGCGCGTGCCGGTCGACGAGGTGCCGCGTCGCAGCACCAGCCCCGACGGAGAGCTCGCCGCGGTGTCGACGCCGGAGGAGCAGGACCCGTTCGCGCCGATGCCGACCGAGCGCACGCAGGTGAGCGCGGCGGTCGCCGCGGCGACGACGACGTCGGAGCTCGGGATGGAGCTCGCGGACGTCGATCTCGCGGAAGAGCTCGACGCGGACGAGCTCCAGGTCGACGACGAGCCCGGCGCTGCCGCGCCGTCGCTCGAGGAGGAGCCCACGCGCATCGCCGCCACGCCGAGCGCGCCCGCGCTCGGGAGCCCGTCGACGGAGCCCGAGCTCGAGCGCGTGCGCGAGACCGATCCCGGCGCGCAGCCCGCGATGAGCGAGCGCCCGCCGCCGAGCCAGCCGCCCGTCGACGCCGAGCGGACCTCGCCCGGCGTCACCCGCGCGGCGGACGAGCCGCGTGCGTCGATGCCGAGCGCACAGCCGGCGGTGATCGTGTCGCGCGTCGTCGCGATCTCGTCGCCGCCGCCCGCCCCGACGCCGACGCAGGCGGCAGCGCCCACGCCGTCGTGGCCCTCGCACGACGAGGAGCCGGAGCTGAGCATCAGCGAGAGCTTCGACGACCTCGAGGTCGACGTCGGCGACGACGAGCGCGACATGATGAGCGCGCTCGCCGACGAGGAGCTCGGCGACGATGCGCTCGACGCGGGCGATGCGCTCGACGAGGACGATGCGCTCGACGACGACGCAGCCCTCGACGCCGCTGCCACGGCGCGCGCGCCGGAGGACGACGGCGACGAGGTCTCGGCCGCCGAGCTCGAGCTGCCCGATGACGAGCTCACCGACGCGGCGAAGCCCCCTCCGCCGCCGGCGCGCGCGCAGCGTCCCGCCGACGAAGAGGAGCTCGCCGCCGACGATCTCGAGGTCGAGGCGAGCGGCGAGACCGACTCGCTCGATCCGAAGAAGCGCTCCGCCCCGCCACCGCCGCCCGACAAGCCCGCGCGCGCGGCGCCGCCGGCACGCCCCGCCGGCGCGACGAGCGCCACGCCGACCGCGGCCGCGCCCGCATCGGCGACCGCGACCGCGTCGTCGACCGCGACCGCGTCGTCCACCACCACCGCCCAGGAGCCCGCGGCCGAGCCCGCGCGTCGCTCGAAGAAGAAGGGCAACTGGTGGGAGGACTTCTTCAACGACGACTACCTCCGCACCGTGCCGCCGCCGAACCCGCGGCAGATCGCGCGGCAGTGCGACTTCATCGAGCAGCGGCTCGCGCTGAAGGAAGGCTCGACGATCCTCGACGTCGGCTGCGGGCTCGGCCTGCACGCGATCGAGCTCACGCGCCGCGGCTACCTCGTCGTCGGCCTCGACCTCTCGCTGCCGATGCTCTCGCGCGCGGCCGACGAGGCGCAGGATCAGGGCTTCCGCATCAACTTCCTCCACGCCGACATGCGGGAGATGAACTTCGACGGAGCGTTCGACGCCGTGCTCTGCTGGGGCACGACGTTCGGCTACTTCGACGACGATCAGAACCGCGGCGTCGTCGAGCGCCTGCATCGCGCGCTGCGCCCGAAGGGCAAGCTGCTGCTCGAGGTCGTGAACCGCGACTTCGTCGTGCCGACGCAGCCGAACCTCGTGTGGTTCGAGGGCGACGGCTGCGTCGTGATGGAAGAGACGCAGGCGAACTTCATCACGTCGCGCCTGACCGTGAAGCGCACCGTGATCCTCGACGACGGGCGCCAGCGCGACAACCAGTACTCGGTGCGGCTCTACTCGCTGCACGAGCTCGGGCAGATCCTCCACCAGCGCGGCTTCCGCGTGGTCGAGGTCTCGGGGCGCGAGGCGACGCCGGGCGTGTTCTTCGGCGCCGACTCGCCGAAGCTGATCATCCTCGCGGAGCGCCGCATCCAGCAGGCCGCGCCGCCCCCCGCGCCGAAGAAGACGGGCAGCATGGACGCGGTCGACGCGCCCACGACCGACTCGTCGGAGAGCGGCGCGGAGAGCTAG
- the asd gene encoding archaetidylserine decarboxylase (Phosphatidylserine decarboxylase is synthesized as a single chain precursor. Generation of the pyruvoyl active site from a Ser is coupled to cleavage of a Gly-Ser bond between the larger (beta) and smaller (alpha chains). It is an integral membrane protein.) produces MLASRIAAETLRFLPRKRISRVLGRMASAGVPLPLLQRAIELYVRAYAVDLSECDVPSGGWTSFNQFFTRPLRDGCRPIDPDPGAIVSPADGLVEDCGTIDARATFRVKGRPYDVGELLGDARDASRYEGGRFAIIYLSPRDYHRVHAAVEGPVRVVRHVGGTLFPVNKIGLEHVPGLFAKNERVAVFQESPLHGEIATILVGAIVVGSVTLTFDPAMRTNDGPPRGTVRYLPGREPTLGRGDELGAFQLGSTVIVLTTRRSDIELAVDPGTPVRMGQAIARRVRDGRNVS; encoded by the coding sequence ATGCTCGCATCGCGCATCGCCGCCGAGACCCTGCGATTCCTGCCGCGCAAGCGGATCAGCCGGGTCCTCGGCCGGATGGCGTCGGCGGGTGTACCGCTCCCGCTCCTGCAGCGCGCGATCGAGCTCTACGTGCGCGCGTACGCCGTCGATCTCTCGGAGTGCGACGTGCCGAGCGGCGGGTGGACGTCGTTCAACCAGTTCTTCACGCGGCCGCTGCGCGATGGATGTCGCCCGATCGATCCCGATCCCGGCGCCATCGTCTCGCCCGCCGACGGGCTCGTGGAGGACTGCGGGACGATCGACGCGCGCGCGACGTTCCGCGTGAAGGGCCGTCCCTACGACGTCGGCGAGCTCCTCGGCGATGCGCGCGACGCGTCGCGCTACGAGGGCGGGCGCTTCGCGATCATCTATCTCTCGCCGCGCGACTACCACCGCGTGCACGCGGCGGTCGAGGGTCCGGTGCGCGTGGTGCGCCACGTCGGCGGGACGCTCTTCCCGGTCAACAAGATCGGCCTCGAGCACGTGCCCGGGCTGTTCGCGAAGAACGAGCGCGTCGCGGTGTTCCAGGAGAGCCCGTTGCACGGTGAGATCGCGACCATCCTCGTCGGCGCGATCGTGGTCGGCAGCGTGACGCTCACGTTCGATCCCGCGATGCGCACCAACGACGGGCCGCCGCGCGGCACGGTTCGATATCTGCCCGGGCGCGAGCCGACGCTCGGTCGCGGCGACGAGCTCGGCGCGTTCCAGCTCGGCTCGACCGTCATCGTGCTCACCACGCGCCGCTCGGACATCGAGCTCGCGGTGGACCCGGGGACGCCGGTGCGGATGGGACAGGCGATCGCGCGACGCGTGCGCGATGGGAGGAACGTGTCGTGA
- a CDS encoding class I SAM-dependent methyltransferase, translated as MRDEHRDTNKRNWDERARVHARSKFYDLDGFVAGARGIWLHPCEREELGAIEGRSLCQLQCHLGVETLSWARLGASRVVGLDFSHDAITAARDLAQRCGLADRARFVESDVHDAERALADEAPFDVVYVSVGAICWLPSITRWARIVRALLKPGGVLYVREVHPMMNGVFERDGKLVVEGPYFEREEPTRWDDGTTYTEGGPKLENVTCFEWAHGLGEIVQALLDVGLVIEMLHEHRDAEFQPFESMTRGDDGLWRLPEAWRDRLPLTFTLRARLPG; from the coding sequence ATGCGCGACGAGCATCGAGACACGAACAAGCGCAACTGGGACGAGCGCGCGCGCGTCCATGCGCGCTCGAAGTTCTACGACCTCGACGGCTTCGTCGCGGGCGCCCGCGGCATCTGGTTGCATCCGTGCGAGCGCGAGGAGCTCGGCGCGATCGAAGGCCGCTCGCTCTGTCAGCTGCAGTGTCACCTCGGCGTCGAGACGCTGTCGTGGGCGCGGCTCGGCGCATCGCGCGTGGTCGGGCTCGACTTCTCGCACGACGCGATCACGGCCGCGCGTGACCTCGCGCAGCGCTGCGGGCTCGCGGATCGCGCGCGCTTCGTCGAGAGCGACGTGCACGACGCGGAGCGGGCGCTCGCGGACGAGGCGCCGTTCGACGTCGTCTACGTGAGCGTCGGCGCGATCTGCTGGCTGCCGTCGATCACGCGATGGGCGCGCATCGTGCGCGCGCTGCTGAAGCCGGGCGGCGTGCTCTACGTGCGCGAGGTGCACCCGATGATGAACGGCGTCTTCGAGCGCGACGGGAAGCTGGTGGTCGAAGGGCCCTACTTCGAGCGCGAGGAGCCGACGCGCTGGGACGACGGCACGACGTACACCGAGGGCGGCCCGAAGCTCGAGAACGTGACGTGCTTCGAGTGGGCGCACGGCCTCGGCGAGATCGTCCAAGCGCTGCTCGACGTCGGGCTCGTGATCGAGATGTTGCACGAGCACCGGGACGCTGAGTTCCAGCCCTTCGAGTCGATGACGCGCGGCGACGACGGCCTCTGGCGCCTGCCCGAGGCGTGGCGCGACCGTCTCCCGCTCACGTTCACGCTCCGCGCGCGGCTGCCCGGGTGA